In bacterium, a genomic segment contains:
- a CDS encoding type II toxin-antitoxin system VapC family toxin, with protein MNRSDRAPAYFIDTNVFVYSIGGDESFRIPCQQIIVAAADESIRAATSTEVLQEIVHRYKAIRRDHLGIDLARQVMRAFRIVLPVHPEAVSAMLDLVERHPQLSARDALHIAVARWAGIETIVTADRHFQDIPGVAAMHPLELAAQLSAEAP; from the coding sequence ATGAACCGATCTGACCGAGCGCCCGCGTACTTCATTGACACCAATGTGTTCGTCTACTCCATAGGCGGAGATGAGTCGTTCCGCATCCCCTGCCAGCAGATCATCGTTGCCGCGGCCGACGAGAGCATTCGGGCAGCCACGAGTACGGAGGTACTGCAGGAGATCGTCCACCGCTACAAGGCGATCAGGCGTGATCACCTCGGGATCGACCTCGCTCGCCAGGTCATGCGTGCGTTCCGGATCGTCCTCCCGGTGCACCCCGAAGCTGTCAGTGCCATGCTGGACCTCGTTGAGAGACACCCCCAGCTCTCCGCCCGCGACGCCCTCCACATTGCCGTCGCCAGGTGGGCAGGCATCGAGACCATCGTCACCGCCGACCGTCACTTTCAGGACATCCCCGGCGTCGCTGCCATGCACCCCCTTGAGTTGGCCGCACAGTTGAGCGCTGAGGCGCCCTGA